One region of Tachysurus vachellii isolate PV-2020 chromosome 11, HZAU_Pvac_v1, whole genome shotgun sequence genomic DNA includes:
- the LOC132853987 gene encoding carbonic anhydrase 4-like isoform X1 gives MESWIPALLSVLVLNPFRTSTLKVPPLNYCYTDDTCGPYQWVTSFPSCITKDSTLHSPINLKHVDIRNDSVDPLELRGFTKPQSSWTVRNARDTVAVEFQAGMSANGGSIKHNYRIVEMRFHWGTNITNGSEHKLDGRRFPMEMQIVGVAHGFADVEAASANQSGLLMLGVFIDIASAENKAFKALSQAVSNVKYPGDSISVTPPALSDLLPEDRKYYQYHGGQTVPPCRQTVTWIVFEKPIFISREQYLPFVTRLYYTDKSDTAEKLLVENYRFIQPRLNRQIFVSSAVDLTSGSASAAALNQHASIIMLLILISTMP, from the exons ATGGAGTCCTGGATACCTGCTCTATTATCTGTCCTCGTGCTAAATCCATTCAGAACTTCAACACTTAAAG TTCCACCTCTTAATTACTGTTATACGGATGATACCTGCG GTCCATATCAGTGGGTGACATCCTTTCCTTCTTGCATCACCAAAGATTCTACACTGCATTCTCCCATCAACCTGAAACATGTTGATATTAGGAACGACTCTGTCGATCCTCTGGAGCTGCGAGGCTTCACTAAACCTCAGAGTTCCTGGACTGTAAGGAATGCCCGTGACACTG ttGCTGTGGAGTTTCAAGCAGGCATGAGTGCGAACGGTGGCAGTATAAAGCATAATTACCGAATCGTTGAGATGAGATTCCACTGGGGAACGAATATCACCAACGGATCAGAGCATAAACTTGATGGCCGGAGGTTTCCTATGgag atgCAAATTGTGGGTGTCGCTCATGGATTCGCTGATGTGGAAGCCGCTTCTGCTAATCAGTCAGGCCTGCTTATGCTGGGAGTCTTCATTGAT atcgCCTCTGCTGagaataaagcatttaaagCATTATCTCAGGCTGTGTCCAATGTGAAGTACCCAG GTGATTCCATCAGCGTGACTCCTCCAGCACTGTCGGACCTCCTTCCTGAGGACCGTAAATACTATCAGTATCACGGAGGCCAGACCGTTCCGCCCTGCCGCCAGACCGTGACTTGGATTGTATTTGAGAAGCCCATTTTTATCTCCAGAGAGCAG TATTTGCCATTCGTCACACGTCTGTATTACACGGATAAGAGCGACACTGCGGAGAAGTTACTGGTGGAAAACTATCGATTCATTCAGCCGCGCTTGAACCGTCAAATCTTTGTGTCATCTGCAGTAGATCTCACCTCTGGCTCTGCAAGCGCAGCTGCTCTAAACCAGCACGCATCCATCATCAtgctcctcatcctcatcagcaCAATGCCTTAA
- the LOC132853987 gene encoding carbonic anhydrase 4-like isoform X2 produces MESWIPALLSVLVLNPFRTSTLKGPYQWVTSFPSCITKDSTLHSPINLKHVDIRNDSVDPLELRGFTKPQSSWTVRNARDTVAVEFQAGMSANGGSIKHNYRIVEMRFHWGTNITNGSEHKLDGRRFPMEMQIVGVAHGFADVEAASANQSGLLMLGVFIDIASAENKAFKALSQAVSNVKYPGDSISVTPPALSDLLPEDRKYYQYHGGQTVPPCRQTVTWIVFEKPIFISREQYLPFVTRLYYTDKSDTAEKLLVENYRFIQPRLNRQIFVSSAVDLTSGSASAAALNQHASIIMLLILISTMP; encoded by the exons ATGGAGTCCTGGATACCTGCTCTATTATCTGTCCTCGTGCTAAATCCATTCAGAACTTCAACACTTAAAG GTCCATATCAGTGGGTGACATCCTTTCCTTCTTGCATCACCAAAGATTCTACACTGCATTCTCCCATCAACCTGAAACATGTTGATATTAGGAACGACTCTGTCGATCCTCTGGAGCTGCGAGGCTTCACTAAACCTCAGAGTTCCTGGACTGTAAGGAATGCCCGTGACACTG ttGCTGTGGAGTTTCAAGCAGGCATGAGTGCGAACGGTGGCAGTATAAAGCATAATTACCGAATCGTTGAGATGAGATTCCACTGGGGAACGAATATCACCAACGGATCAGAGCATAAACTTGATGGCCGGAGGTTTCCTATGgag atgCAAATTGTGGGTGTCGCTCATGGATTCGCTGATGTGGAAGCCGCTTCTGCTAATCAGTCAGGCCTGCTTATGCTGGGAGTCTTCATTGAT atcgCCTCTGCTGagaataaagcatttaaagCATTATCTCAGGCTGTGTCCAATGTGAAGTACCCAG GTGATTCCATCAGCGTGACTCCTCCAGCACTGTCGGACCTCCTTCCTGAGGACCGTAAATACTATCAGTATCACGGAGGCCAGACCGTTCCGCCCTGCCGCCAGACCGTGACTTGGATTGTATTTGAGAAGCCCATTTTTATCTCCAGAGAGCAG TATTTGCCATTCGTCACACGTCTGTATTACACGGATAAGAGCGACACTGCGGAGAAGTTACTGGTGGAAAACTATCGATTCATTCAGCCGCGCTTGAACCGTCAAATCTTTGTGTCATCTGCAGTAGATCTCACCTCTGGCTCTGCAAGCGCAGCTGCTCTAAACCAGCACGCATCCATCATCAtgctcctcatcctcatcagcaCAATGCCTTAA